The following proteins come from a genomic window of Novosphingobium sp. P6W:
- a CDS encoding TonB-dependent receptor, with amino-acid sequence MSVRFSGTPRFAVLLATSAACIAPAFIAPAAMAAPAATGHSFAIPAQPLSSALTQFARQASVQIFYPTAGITALRAPALNGRMSRQEALSRLISGTGLSIKKDNGRTVVLGFKDQQDESEPRGARSAAPTDEAGNDIIVTGTRAQAQTVFTALSPVDTLSEQQVKSTVTARLDEKLTQLVPAFIVQKLPASDGPEFIRPASLNNLSPDMTLVMVNGKRFHRSSFLNGSAQATDLAQIPSFAIGHVEVLRDGASAQYGSDAIAGVINVILDTKPGFSAYAQGSQYYRGDGEQFQVGGRAGFALPGGGHVVLTGEYADASATSRSRQRADAIAFENATGIEVTDPVQRWGNPELKTLKFALDAAQPIGDDIEVYGFGTFGKGKGWSDINWRNPSTTTSVYNQTAAFPGFNVNDIYPAGFSPSEGVRYTDFQASTGIRGGKSGNFAWDLSASLGQNASAFYLNNSINASLGPDSPLDFYLGRNIQREFNLNADGVYTLDVPAFAKPVTIAFGAERRVETYKIRQGDEASYAVGPGANYGLAAGSNGFPGFSDLQAGSWSQTSYAGYLDVTVPVTDAWSIEGAIRDEHYSSFGNNFNYKFSTRYELTPALAVRGSYSTGFKAPTPAQLNSTSTSQGLDTTTLLLYTTGRLSPLNAVAQYFGATALKPETSKTATAGFVWRTGFGLSGSVDAYQIKVDDRFSTSPSYVLTDAIKANLIAQGISQAADYRTITFFTNDYDTRTRGVDFVVSYKHPVGPGTLDATGSYSYTQTKVTSSQIAQSDTTRTKYEQGLPEHNAVATINYTLGPVSLMARMRYYGPWTDSSGNASGDIFQRFGSMAFFDAGVTYQMRPGLSLRVGAENVFNKYPDEATFQASRGLVYSRNAPYDTSGGNYYVRVDASF; translated from the coding sequence CCAGGAAGCGCTTTCGCGGCTGATTTCGGGGACCGGGCTTTCCATCAAAAAGGACAACGGCCGCACCGTCGTGCTAGGCTTCAAGGACCAGCAGGACGAAAGCGAACCGCGCGGCGCCCGCAGCGCCGCCCCGACCGACGAGGCCGGCAACGACATCATCGTCACCGGCACCCGTGCCCAGGCACAGACCGTCTTCACCGCGCTTTCGCCGGTCGACACGCTTTCCGAGCAGCAGGTGAAATCCACCGTCACTGCGCGCCTCGATGAAAAGCTGACGCAGTTGGTTCCGGCCTTCATCGTCCAGAAGCTGCCTGCCTCGGACGGCCCGGAATTCATCCGCCCCGCCTCGCTCAACAACCTCTCGCCCGACATGACGCTGGTGATGGTCAACGGCAAGCGCTTCCACCGTTCCTCGTTCCTCAACGGCAGCGCGCAGGCGACCGACCTTGCGCAGATCCCCTCGTTCGCCATCGGCCACGTCGAGGTCCTGCGTGACGGCGCCTCGGCGCAATACGGTTCGGACGCGATTGCGGGCGTCATCAACGTCATCCTCGACACCAAGCCGGGCTTTTCCGCTTATGCGCAAGGTTCGCAATACTACCGCGGCGACGGCGAACAGTTCCAGGTCGGCGGCCGCGCCGGGTTCGCGCTGCCGGGCGGCGGGCATGTCGTCCTGACCGGCGAGTATGCCGATGCCAGCGCCACTTCGCGCAGCCGCCAGCGCGCCGACGCCATCGCTTTTGAAAACGCGACCGGCATCGAAGTCACCGACCCGGTGCAGCGCTGGGGCAACCCTGAGCTGAAGACCCTGAAGTTCGCGCTCGACGCCGCCCAGCCTATCGGCGACGACATCGAAGTTTATGGTTTCGGCACCTTCGGCAAAGGCAAGGGCTGGTCGGACATCAACTGGCGCAATCCGTCGACCACCACTTCGGTATATAACCAGACCGCCGCTTTTCCGGGTTTCAATGTCAACGATATCTACCCCGCAGGCTTTTCGCCCAGCGAGGGCGTGCGCTACACGGATTTCCAGGCATCCACCGGCATTCGCGGGGGCAAGTCCGGCAACTTCGCGTGGGACCTGAGCGCCTCGCTCGGCCAGAACGCCAGCGCCTTCTATCTGAACAATTCGATCAATGCCTCGCTGGGACCGGACAGCCCGCTGGATTTCTACCTGGGCCGCAATATCCAGCGTGAATTTAACCTCAACGCCGACGGCGTCTACACCCTCGACGTACCCGCCTTCGCCAAGCCGGTGACGATCGCCTTCGGCGCCGAACGCCGGGTCGAGACGTACAAGATCCGTCAGGGTGACGAGGCTTCCTACGCGGTCGGTCCCGGTGCCAATTACGGCCTTGCCGCCGGGTCCAACGGGTTCCCGGGCTTCAGCGACCTGCAGGCCGGCTCGTGGAGCCAGACCAGCTATGCCGGCTACCTCGACGTCACCGTCCCTGTCACCGACGCCTGGAGCATCGAAGGCGCGATCCGCGACGAGCACTATTCGAGCTTCGGCAACAACTTCAACTACAAGTTCTCCACCCGTTACGAGCTGACCCCCGCCCTTGCCGTGCGCGGTTCGTATTCGACCGGATTCAAGGCGCCCACGCCCGCGCAGCTCAATTCGACGAGCACCTCGCAGGGCCTGGATACGACGACGCTGCTGCTCTACACGACGGGCCGCCTCTCGCCGCTCAACGCCGTCGCCCAGTATTTCGGTGCGACTGCTCTGAAACCGGAAACCTCGAAGACGGCGACCGCCGGCTTCGTGTGGCGCACCGGCTTCGGCCTTTCGGGTTCGGTCGATGCCTATCAGATCAAGGTGGACGACCGTTTCAGCACTTCGCCCAGCTATGTCCTGACGGACGCGATCAAGGCCAACCTCATCGCCCAGGGCATCAGCCAGGCGGCGGATTATCGCACGATCACCTTCTTCACCAACGACTACGACACCCGCACGCGCGGCGTCGACTTCGTGGTGTCCTACAAGCACCCGGTAGGCCCGGGCACGCTCGATGCGACGGGTTCATACAGCTACACGCAGACGAAGGTGACCTCCAGCCAGATCGCCCAGAGCGACACCACCCGCACCAAGTACGAACAGGGCCTGCCGGAACACAACGCGGTCGCCACGATCAACTATACGCTCGGCCCGGTCTCGCTGATGGCGCGCATGCGCTATTACGGCCCCTGGACGGACTCAAGCGGCAACGCGAGCGGCGACATCTTCCAGCGCTTCGGGTCGATGGCCTTCTTCGACGCGGGCGTGACTTATCAGATGCGCCCCGGCCTGTCGCTTCGGGTGGGCGCCGAGAACGTGTTCAACAAGTACCCCGACGAGGCGACCTTCCAGGCCAGTCGCGGCCTGGTGTACTCGCGCAACGCGCCTTACGACACCAGCGGCGGCAACTACTACGTCCGCGTCGACGCCTCGTTCTAA
- a CDS encoding aminotransferase class V-fold PLP-dependent enzyme, producing the protein MTSALDRRALMAGAMTAGIAGTFLPASARAAAPLARADIRADDNAYWAKVAAQFDVTPDVVQLENGNWGSMARPVEQAYQRHLHKVNSANSFYARRGLWGDLMPVRARAAALLGVAPEEIAFTRGATEALQTLIAGYNRLRPGDQVLYSDLDYDSTQAAFRWLKQRRGADLATIAVPEPATHQSLIDTYAAALDAHPKVRLILLTHVGHRTGLVMPVKEIIALARSRGVDVILDSAHAWGQLDFKLDEIGSDFTGLTCQKWIGAPMGVGLVHIRRGRLDAIDPNMSEVSNADHGTSSRVHTGTPSYAGYLGLDDALAFHETIGTPAKEARLRHLRDRWAETLRGHPGLEILTPSDPRLTCALTSFRLRGRTSVKDNMALAATLLDRFGIFTVHREGIASGACVRVTPAIFTSETDIDRLIAALKILASEAR; encoded by the coding sequence ATGACGTCCGCCCTCGACCGCCGCGCCCTGATGGCTGGCGCCATGACCGCCGGCATCGCCGGCACCTTCCTGCCGGCTTCCGCCCGCGCCGCAGCCCCCCTGGCGCGGGCGGATATCCGGGCGGATGACAATGCGTACTGGGCCAAAGTTGCCGCTCAGTTCGACGTCACCCCTGACGTTGTCCAGCTTGAAAACGGCAACTGGGGCTCGATGGCCCGGCCGGTCGAACAGGCCTACCAGCGCCACCTGCACAAGGTGAACTCCGCCAACTCCTTCTATGCTCGCCGCGGCCTGTGGGGAGACCTCATGCCCGTACGCGCCCGCGCCGCCGCCCTGCTCGGGGTTGCACCAGAAGAAATCGCCTTCACACGCGGCGCGACCGAGGCGCTGCAGACGCTGATCGCAGGCTACAACCGCCTGCGACCCGGCGATCAGGTGTTATACAGCGATCTCGATTACGACAGTACGCAGGCCGCCTTCCGCTGGCTGAAGCAACGGCGCGGGGCCGACCTCGCCACCATCGCGGTGCCGGAACCAGCCACTCATCAGTCCCTGATCGACACTTACGCCGCCGCATTGGACGCGCATCCCAAGGTGCGGCTGATCCTGCTTACCCATGTTGGCCATCGCACCGGGCTGGTCATGCCGGTGAAGGAGATCATCGCCCTCGCCCGGTCGCGCGGGGTCGACGTGATACTGGATTCAGCCCACGCCTGGGGCCAGCTTGATTTCAAGCTGGACGAGATCGGCTCCGACTTCACCGGCCTCACCTGCCAGAAGTGGATCGGCGCGCCGATGGGTGTGGGCCTGGTCCATATCCGCCGAGGCCGCCTCGATGCCATCGATCCGAACATGAGCGAAGTCAGCAATGCCGACCATGGGACCTCCAGCCGCGTCCACACCGGCACGCCCAGCTATGCCGGATACCTCGGGCTGGACGATGCGCTGGCATTCCACGAGACGATCGGCACCCCCGCAAAGGAAGCGCGCCTGCGCCATCTGCGCGACCGCTGGGCTGAAACGCTGCGCGGCCACCCTGGATTGGAAATCCTCACCCCCTCGGATCCCCGGCTGACCTGCGCCCTCACCTCGTTCCGGCTGCGCGGGCGCACCTCTGTCAAAGACAATATGGCTCTTGCAGCGACGCTGCTCGACAGGTTCGGCATTTTCACCGTGCACCGTGAAGGCATAGCCAGCGGCGCCTGTGTGCGCGTGACGCCTGCCATCTTCACCTCTGAAACGGACATCGATCGCCTGATTGCGGCCCTGAAAATCCTGGCAAGCGAGGCCCGATAA
- a CDS encoding MFS transporter, whose protein sequence is MSGVAVAELPRAAQTAPIPGQDDAPSAGAWYLIFVLTLAYTVSFVDRQVLNLLIGPLKADFGLSDTRLSLLQGLAFTFAYILFSPIFGRMADTGNRKVILLGGIGLWSLGTSLCGLARSYWQLFIARMGVGGAEACLTPAAWSIIVDSFPTRLIPRAFSIFLMGPYIGGGLALIFGGLLLEAAQGWDLSAVPYLGALKPWQVVFMVAGLPGFVIALMMLRIREPSRKLALTETKPERMAIAQVWQVFVDRRDFYGNFYAGMASLVIVLYAFPAWMPAMLMRRFGASAATVGVQYGVAVLVTGSLGVLCGPVIASWLERRGRVDALMRVPMAAAALLIPVSIALAFAQSYAFAMIVATLASFAYSLPMALASSALQLATPNRMRGISASIYVFVASVMGLGAAPTIVALLTDHVFGDERSVGLSLSLTCAVAAAISAFFLSRALRGYRRILDDAAG, encoded by the coding sequence ATGAGCGGCGTGGCAGTGGCCGAACTACCGCGCGCGGCGCAGACTGCGCCCATCCCCGGACAGGACGACGCGCCGAGCGCTGGCGCGTGGTATTTGATCTTCGTCCTGACGCTGGCCTATACCGTCAGCTTCGTCGACCGGCAGGTGCTGAACCTGCTGATCGGGCCGCTAAAGGCCGACTTCGGGCTGTCGGACACGCGGCTCAGTCTGTTGCAGGGGTTGGCGTTCACTTTCGCCTATATTCTTTTCAGCCCTATCTTCGGGCGGATGGCAGATACCGGTAATCGTAAGGTGATCCTGCTCGGCGGCATCGGCCTGTGGAGCCTTGGTACCAGTCTATGCGGCCTCGCGCGCAGCTATTGGCAGTTGTTCATTGCGCGGATGGGCGTGGGCGGGGCGGAAGCGTGCCTGACCCCGGCGGCGTGGTCGATCATCGTCGACAGCTTTCCGACCCGGCTGATCCCGCGTGCCTTCAGCATCTTCCTGATGGGCCCCTATATCGGTGGCGGGCTGGCGCTGATTTTCGGCGGCTTGCTGCTGGAGGCGGCGCAGGGCTGGGATCTTAGCGCGGTGCCTTACCTTGGCGCGCTGAAGCCGTGGCAGGTGGTGTTCATGGTGGCGGGCCTGCCAGGTTTCGTGATCGCCCTGATGATGCTGCGTATCCGTGAGCCTTCGCGCAAGCTGGCGCTGACGGAGACCAAGCCGGAACGCATGGCCATAGCGCAAGTATGGCAAGTGTTCGTCGACCGGCGTGATTTTTACGGCAATTTCTATGCCGGAATGGCGTCGCTGGTGATCGTGCTTTACGCCTTCCCGGCGTGGATGCCGGCGATGCTGATGCGCCGTTTCGGCGCCAGCGCAGCTACCGTGGGCGTGCAGTACGGTGTGGCAGTGCTGGTGACCGGCTCGCTGGGCGTACTGTGCGGCCCGGTGATCGCAAGCTGGCTGGAGCGTCGCGGGCGGGTGGATGCCCTGATGCGTGTGCCGATGGCGGCGGCGGCGCTGCTGATACCCGTCTCGATCGCGCTAGCCTTCGCGCAGTCCTATGCTTTCGCGATGATCGTCGCGACTTTGGCGAGCTTTGCCTACAGCCTGCCGATGGCGCTGGCGTCCTCGGCGCTGCAACTGGCGACACCTAACCGGATGCGCGGGATTTCGGCTTCGATCTACGTCTTCGTGGCCAGTGTCATGGGGCTGGGCGCTGCGCCGACGATCGTGGCGCTGCTGACCGATCATGTCTTTGGCGACGAGCGTAGCGTGGGGCTGTCGCTCTCGCTGACATGCGCAGTGGCAGCGGCGATTTCGGCGTTCTTCCTGTCCCGTGCGCTGCGGGGGTACAGGCGCATTCTGGACGATGCGGCGGGCTGA
- a CDS encoding VOC family protein: MNEQIKRGEGELKEFANLHHHGLIVPNIRQSMDGIGRELNIDWAPVRRFDPLRVWLPDTGWSEAHLTVTYSRQGPIHFELIEMVPGGAYEALLAVSRAHVGAWVQDVGAEVEALLAQGWRVIAAGASPKHRYGQMAYMARGDGPVLELVGEPIRPLIEEWIASAE, translated from the coding sequence TTGAACGAACAGATAAAACGAGGAGAGGGTGAATTGAAAGAGTTTGCAAATCTCCACCACCATGGATTGATCGTCCCGAATATCCGTCAGTCGATGGATGGTATTGGCCGCGAACTGAATATCGACTGGGCGCCGGTTCGCCGGTTCGATCCACTTCGAGTTTGGCTACCGGATACCGGATGGTCAGAGGCCCATCTTACTGTGACTTATTCTCGTCAGGGGCCAATTCATTTCGAACTTATCGAAATGGTGCCGGGCGGTGCTTATGAGGCACTACTGGCGGTTTCGCGTGCCCATGTCGGTGCCTGGGTTCAGGACGTTGGCGCCGAGGTGGAGGCCCTGCTGGCGCAAGGCTGGCGTGTGATCGCCGCCGGCGCTTCGCCCAAGCATCGCTACGGCCAGATGGCATACATGGCGCGGGGCGATGGCCCGGTGCTGGAACTGGTGGGTGAGCCGATCCGACCGTTGATCGAGGAATGGATCGCCTCGGCCGAATGA
- a CDS encoding enoyl-CoA hydratase/isomerase family protein: MTGLIVEHRGPVCLLTIDRVAARNALDAATSRALDAAITAAEADPGVGAMILTGAGDKAFCSGMDLKEAERIGAGHGLIPGRGFGGITERRRTKPLIAAINGTAVAGGFEIMLACDMVFAADQALMGLSEVKRGLFAFAGGIQRLAAQVPRAAALAMIMTGELLPARRLYELGVVTEVLPADQLLERAMAVTQMMLGHSWQAIRNGRELYELSCSMEIGQALAVGNAWGKATLDSADSREGIAAFAQKRDARFVQG, encoded by the coding sequence ATGACCGGCCTTATCGTGGAGCACCGCGGCCCCGTCTGCCTGCTGACTATCGACCGCGTAGCCGCACGCAACGCCCTCGATGCGGCGACATCGCGTGCGCTCGACGCGGCGATCACAGCGGCAGAGGCAGATCCGGGTGTTGGTGCGATGATCCTGACCGGCGCAGGCGACAAGGCGTTCTGTTCCGGCATGGACCTCAAAGAGGCGGAACGTATCGGCGCCGGCCACGGCCTGATCCCCGGACGGGGCTTTGGCGGCATCACCGAGCGCAGGCGCACCAAACCGCTGATCGCCGCGATCAACGGCACGGCAGTGGCGGGCGGATTCGAGATCATGCTGGCCTGCGACATGGTCTTCGCCGCCGACCAAGCACTGATGGGGCTGAGCGAAGTCAAACGCGGGCTGTTCGCCTTTGCTGGCGGCATCCAGCGGCTGGCGGCGCAGGTCCCCCGCGCCGCCGCGTTGGCGATGATAATGACCGGCGAACTGCTCCCCGCCCGCAGGCTTTACGAACTGGGCGTGGTGACCGAAGTGCTGCCCGCCGATCAGTTGCTGGAACGCGCCATGGCAGTGACGCAAATGATGCTGGGCCATAGCTGGCAGGCGATCCGCAACGGGCGCGAGTTGTACGAACTCTCCTGCAGCATGGAGATCGGCCAGGCGCTGGCGGTGGGCAACGCCTGGGGCAAGGCAACGCTGGACAGCGCCGACAGCCGCGAAGGGATAGCCGCCTTCGCGCAAAAGCGAGATGCCAGGTTCGTGCAAGGCTGA
- a CDS encoding aromatic ring-hydroxylating dioxygenase subunit alpha, whose protein sequence is MLDLVADQKPENDFARMDYERDRKGPPEGFPKFPDIPGSRYTDKEFLALEKEMMWDKAWLYAGHVDQIPRPGTWFLTRNPGAPIIVTRTLKGEVKAFFNTCQHRGAPLVAEDSGEGRGFVCGYHGWSYTLEGKLTAVRDKRDFVDLDFSCRSLKEVRCELLGSLIFVNQDSEAQPLMEHIGPMAAQLEQYDLENLRLVDSRSYEVDCNVKILLDAFLEVYHIKSIHVNTVDRFLDHRSMIVTLWPNGHSRMATPNRRPDWVDPGTVGMPVIPSITDFPAKNNVSYQIYPNFVMPPAPSGVPLLQFWPIGPKRTRVVSTWIAPDHDAENPHPLWETRLSNWERILYEDLQYAPQIQESLESPGFKGMPLNYQERRIYHWHEELDRRIGLNIVPEKARVEQVLGDWVQQD, encoded by the coding sequence ATGCTCGATCTGGTTGCGGATCAGAAACCCGAAAACGATTTCGCGCGCATGGATTATGAGCGCGATCGCAAAGGGCCGCCCGAAGGCTTTCCCAAGTTCCCCGACATTCCCGGCAGCCGCTATACCGACAAGGAATTCCTGGCGCTGGAAAAGGAGATGATGTGGGACAAAGCCTGGCTCTATGCCGGCCATGTCGACCAGATTCCCCGCCCCGGCACTTGGTTCCTCACCCGCAATCCCGGCGCGCCGATCATCGTCACACGCACGCTGAAGGGCGAGGTAAAAGCGTTTTTCAACACCTGCCAGCACCGCGGCGCGCCCCTGGTGGCCGAAGATTCGGGCGAAGGCCGCGGCTTTGTTTGTGGCTATCACGGCTGGAGCTACACGCTGGAAGGCAAGCTCACCGCCGTGCGCGACAAGCGCGATTTCGTGGATCTCGACTTCTCGTGCCGTTCGCTAAAGGAAGTGCGCTGCGAACTTCTCGGCTCGCTGATCTTCGTCAACCAAGACTCGGAAGCGCAGCCGCTGATGGAGCACATCGGCCCGATGGCGGCGCAGCTGGAGCAGTATGATCTGGAAAACCTGCGCCTAGTCGACAGCCGCAGCTACGAGGTGGACTGCAACGTCAAGATCCTGCTCGACGCGTTTCTCGAGGTTTATCACATCAAGTCGATCCACGTGAACACGGTGGACCGCTTCCTCGATCACCGTTCCATGATCGTCACCCTCTGGCCGAACGGCCACAGCCGCATGGCGACGCCCAACCGCCGTCCCGACTGGGTCGATCCGGGCACGGTGGGAATGCCGGTAATCCCCTCGATCACTGATTTCCCGGCCAAGAACAATGTCAGCTACCAGATCTATCCGAACTTCGTGATGCCGCCCGCACCCAGCGGGGTACCTCTGCTCCAGTTCTGGCCGATCGGCCCCAAGCGCACCCGCGTCGTCTCGACCTGGATCGCGCCCGATCACGATGCCGAAAACCCGCATCCCTTGTGGGAGACCCGGCTCAGCAACTGGGAGCGCATCCTTTACGAGGACCTGCAATATGCTCCGCAAATCCAGGAATCGCTGGAAAGCCCCGGCTTCAAGGGAATGCCGCTGAACTATCAGGAACGGCGCATCTACCACTGGCACGAGGAACTGGACCGCCGCATTGGCCTCAACATCGTGCCGGAAAAGGCCCGCGTCGAACAGGTGCTGGGCGACTGGGTCCAGCAGGACTGA
- a CDS encoding SDR family oxidoreductase, which translates to MADLAGKVAVVVGAANRDNMAQVIARRLAADGATVIVAGRKADELERLAAELGGLAVTGCDLTSEADLARLGETVRGAYGGVDIAVNATGWGLLKPFLETTKAEIEQMTALQFTGAILFYQAMLRVMRDGGSLIQISSATASIMLEDHAAYMGTKAGADHVIRCVANEFGHRGIRANSVAPGFTVTPMTEKASKNTAIMDTFAKEYPLGRVGTSEEIAEAVSWLASDACFMSGQVLQVNGGLTLRRNPTNAEIVSAVKAARQAAAA; encoded by the coding sequence ATGGCGGACCTGGCAGGAAAGGTCGCCGTCGTCGTCGGCGCGGCCAACCGGGACAACATGGCGCAAGTGATCGCCCGCAGGCTGGCCGCAGATGGCGCAACGGTGATCGTCGCCGGACGCAAGGCTGATGAGCTGGAACGGCTCGCAGCCGAACTGGGCGGCCTGGCCGTCACCGGCTGCGACCTCACCAGCGAGGCGGACCTGGCGCGGCTGGGCGAGACGGTACGCGGCGCTTACGGCGGCGTGGATATCGCGGTCAATGCCACCGGCTGGGGGCTGCTGAAACCCTTCCTCGAAACCACCAAGGCCGAGATCGAGCAGATGACGGCGCTGCAATTCACCGGCGCGATCCTGTTTTACCAGGCGATGCTGCGGGTGATGCGCGACGGCGGATCGCTGATCCAGATCTCCTCCGCCACAGCCTCGATCATGCTTGAGGACCACGCCGCCTACATGGGCACCAAGGCCGGCGCCGACCACGTGATCCGCTGCGTCGCCAACGAATTCGGCCACCGGGGCATCCGCGCCAATTCGGTCGCGCCCGGCTTCACCGTCACCCCGATGACCGAAAAAGCATCGAAGAACACCGCGATCATGGACACCTTCGCCAAGGAATATCCGCTAGGACGGGTGGGCACCAGCGAGGAAATCGCTGAGGCCGTGTCCTGGCTGGCCAGCGACGCCTGCTTCATGAGCGGGCAGGTCTTGCAGGTGAACGGCGGGCTGACCCTGCGCCGCAACCCCACGAATGCCGAGATCGTGAGCGCTGTCAAAGCCGCTCGGCAGGCGGCAGCAGCATGA
- a CDS encoding VOC family protein, giving the protein MIRGVHHVAISTPDLDRFVDHYQRWFGFESAGKEGGWQAGNERIDTMVGLNGSAARYAMIRLGNLHIEVFEYASNDPQTVHPRMCDRGITHLCLYCDDVFAEYERLSALGMEFNCPPGGSAATRATYGRDCDGNMVELLQIVDPDSAFAFEKQCVAC; this is encoded by the coding sequence ATGATCCGGGGCGTTCACCACGTAGCGATCTCGACGCCTGATCTCGACCGTTTCGTCGATCACTACCAGCGCTGGTTCGGCTTCGAAAGCGCCGGCAAGGAAGGCGGCTGGCAGGCCGGCAACGAGCGGATAGACACCATGGTCGGCCTGAACGGCAGCGCCGCGCGGTATGCCATGATCCGGCTGGGCAACCTGCATATCGAAGTGTTCGAATATGCCAGCAACGATCCCCAGACCGTCCACCCGCGCATGTGCGACCGGGGCATCACCCATCTATGCCTCTACTGCGACGATGTTTTCGCCGAATACGAGCGGTTGAGCGCGCTGGGCATGGAATTCAACTGCCCGCCCGGCGGATCGGCGGCAACGCGCGCCACGTATGGCCGCGACTGCGACGGTAACATGGTGGAATTGTTGCAAATCGTCGATCCCGACAGCGCTTTTGCGTTCGAGAAGCAGTGCGTGGCCTGCTAG
- a CDS encoding acyl-CoA thioesterase II, which translates to MHALPESNPYPDDPEVERRLGYEFEEIAPDRYRVQPVPSGLLRLYGGMVASQCLAAARLTVPADKVAHSLHAYFLQPGLTDRPVDFAVSRESDGRTFANRMVRMTQDGAPILNMMASFKTPEPSARHGLAMPDVPPPESLTSLADLVAAYGDRLPERHRPFWRRRQQIDWRPLEFFPFDEREVRPASRNFWFRAVGMVDGPLDVHQRLLTYASDLHIFHTALGPLGIGWANDFLQSSSLDHAVWFHDEFRVDEWLLYAMDSPAASDAMALGRGNVFRRDGKLVATVSQQGLARMLEEERKGKL; encoded by the coding sequence ATGCACGCCTTGCCTGAATCGAACCCGTACCCCGACGACCCTGAAGTCGAGCGCCGCCTCGGCTATGAATTCGAGGAAATCGCTCCCGACCGCTACCGGGTTCAGCCCGTGCCAAGTGGGCTGCTGCGCCTTTACGGCGGCATGGTGGCCTCGCAGTGCCTGGCCGCCGCGCGGCTGACGGTGCCGGCCGATAAGGTCGCGCACAGCCTGCACGCCTATTTCCTGCAACCGGGCCTTACTGACCGGCCAGTGGATTTCGCAGTCAGCCGCGAAAGTGATGGTCGCACGTTCGCCAACCGCATGGTGCGCATGACGCAGGACGGCGCGCCGATCCTCAACATGATGGCCTCGTTCAAGACGCCCGAACCGTCAGCCCGGCACGGCTTGGCGATGCCGGACGTGCCGCCACCCGAGAGCCTGACCAGTCTTGCAGACCTGGTCGCCGCCTATGGCGACCGTCTGCCCGAGCGGCACCGCCCGTTCTGGCGCCGCCGCCAGCAGATCGATTGGCGCCCGCTGGAATTCTTCCCCTTCGACGAGCGCGAGGTCCGCCCCGCTAGCCGCAACTTCTGGTTTCGCGCCGTCGGCATGGTCGACGGGCCCCTGGACGTGCATCAGCGCCTGCTCACCTATGCTTCGGACCTGCACATTTTTCATACCGCGCTGGGTCCATTGGGAATCGGCTGGGCGAACGACTTCCTGCAATCGAGCAGTCTGGACCACGCGGTATGGTTCCATGACGAATTTCGCGTGGACGAATGGCTGCTCTACGCGATGGACAGCCCGGCGGCGAGCGATGCCATGGCGCTGGGCCGCGGCAACGTGTTCCGCCGTGACGGCAAGCTCGTTGCTACGGTCAGCCAGCAGGGGCTGGCGCGGATGCTTGAAGAAGAACGGAAAGGCAAACTGTGA
- a CDS encoding MaoC/PaaZ C-terminal domain-containing protein: MSEAFVPRAPHRTFEDLELGEFRRSSARTVSQEEMLEFARKYDPQWFHTDPESAAQSVFGEVVASGIHVLALWRQMDHEINWDIDWVCGVGWDELRLKRAIRAGDTIHVTSEIVNLEPSKSRTDRGTAMTRYAVVLDDGTEAVTFTSINLVYTRGARERMAGTAR; this comes from the coding sequence GTGAGCGAAGCCTTCGTGCCGCGCGCGCCGCATCGCACTTTCGAAGACCTGGAACTGGGCGAATTCCGCCGCTCGTCCGCGCGAACGGTATCGCAGGAAGAGATGCTGGAATTTGCGCGCAAGTACGATCCGCAGTGGTTCCACACCGATCCCGAAAGCGCCGCACAGTCAGTCTTCGGCGAGGTGGTGGCGAGCGGCATTCACGTTCTCGCCCTGTGGCGCCAGATGGACCACGAGATCAACTGGGACATCGACTGGGTCTGCGGCGTGGGCTGGGACGAACTGCGCCTCAAGCGGGCGATCCGTGCCGGCGATACGATCCATGTGACCAGCGAGATCGTCAACCTGGAACCCTCAAAAAGCCGCACCGATCGCGGCACGGCGATGACGCGCTATGCCGTCGTACTGGACGACGGGACCGAGGCAGTGACGTTCACCAGCATCAATCTCGTCTATACGCGCGGCGCGAGGGAGCGGATGGCCGGCACCGCGCGCTAA